Proteins from a genomic interval of Papaver somniferum cultivar HN1 chromosome 4, ASM357369v1, whole genome shotgun sequence:
- the LOC113271831 gene encoding uncharacterized protein LOC113271831 — MASFHVRSISLPTNSHPLTLAVEEQLCQIKESSSSSISQNLSGLQKLYECVEDFLSTQDGKCLDTVLDGSIMLLDVCSIIKDVSSQTRKSVQELQSSIRRRSNEVSEYMTSRKKITNVIRKCLADLKNNKKNDTEISLLAEVEATTLAVFESILSFISGPKQNKSLISKLTLTKRIAHSEETSEVLKVDIAVKALTKGIEVHSVQKTLGALEMTLQDLEDGLETVFRCLIKHRVSLLNIN; from the coding sequence ATGGCTTCTTTCCATGTTCGCTCCATCAGTTTACCTACAAACTCACACCCTCTCACTCTTGCAGTGGAGGAACAATTGTGCCAAATAAaagaatcttcatcttcatcaatcagCCAAAATTTATCTGGTCTCCAAAAGTTATACGAGTGTGTAGAGGATTTCCTTTCTACTCAAGATGGCAAATGCTTAGACACTGTTTTGGACGGATCTATCATGTTGTTGGATGTTTGCAGTATTATCAAGGATGTATCGTCTCAGACGAGGAAATCTGTTCAAGAACTACAATCTTCCATTCGTAGACGATCAAATGAAGTTTCTGAATACATGACCTCAAGAAAGAAAATCACCAATGTGATCCGCAAGTGCCTTGCAGATCTTAAGAACAACAAGAAAAATGATACCGAAATTAGCTTGCTAGCAGAAGTTGAAGCTACAACTCTTGCCGTTTTTGAATCTATATTGTCCTTTATTTCTGGTCCAAAGCAAAACAAGTCTTTGATCTCTAAATTGACGCTCACCAAGCGAATTGCACACAGCGAAGAAACTTCCGAAGTACTGAAGGTTGACATTGCCGTAAAAGCCCTTACCAAAGGCATTGAAGTACACAGTGTACAAAAAACATTGGGAGCCCTTGAAATGACCCTTCAAGATCTTGAAGATGGACTAGAAACTGTCTTCAGGTGTTTAATCAAACACAGAGTTTCACTTCTAAACATCAACTAG
- the LOC113271832 gene encoding uncharacterized protein LOC113271832 has protein sequence MASFHVRSISLPTNSHPRTLAVEEQLCQLKATSSSSICQNLSGLQKLYECVEDFLSTQDGKCLDTVLDGSIMLLDVCSIIKDVLSQMRQSIQELQSSIRRQSIQELQFPEP, from the coding sequence atggCTTCTTTCCATGTTCGCTCTATCAGTTTACCAACAAATTCTCATCCTCGTACTCTTGCAGTGGAGGAACAATTGTGCCAACTTAAAGCCACCTCATCTTCATCAATCTGCCAGAACTTATCTGGTCTCCAAAAGTTATACGAGTGTGTTGAGGATTTCCTTTCTACTCAAGATGGGAAATGCTTAGACACTGTTTTGGACGGATCTATCATGTTGTTGGATGTTTGCAGTATTATCAAGGATGTTTTGTCTCAAATGAGACAATCTATTCAAGAACTACAATCTTCCATTCGTAGACAATCTATTCAAGAACTACAATTCCCTGAACCCTGA
- the LOC113271833 gene encoding uncharacterized protein LOC113271833, producing MASFHVRSISLPKNSHPLTLAVEDQLYQLKASSSISQNISGLQKLYECVEDFLSTQDGKCLDTVLDGSIMLLDVCSIIKDVLSQMRQSVQELQSSFRRRSNEVSEYMTSRKKITKVIRKCLADLKNNKKNDAEISLLAEVEATTLAVFESILSFVSSPKQNKSLISKLTLTKRVACNEETSEVMEVDTAVKALTKGIEVNNVQKTLKALEMTLQDLEDGLETVFRCLIKHRVSLLNIN from the coding sequence ATGGCTTCTTTCCATGTTCGCTCCATCAGTTTACCAAAAAACTCTCATCCTCTCACTCTTGCAGTGGAGGACCAACTTTACCAATTAAAAGCATCTTCATCAATCAGCCAAAACATATCTGGTCTCCAAAAGTTATATGAGTGTGTTGAGGATTTCCTTTCTACCCAAGATGGAAAATGCTTAGACACCGTTTTGGATGGATCTATCATGTTATTGGATGTTTGCAGTATTATCAAGGATGTATTGTCTCAAATGAGACAATCTGTTCAAGAACTACAATCTTCCTTTCGTAGGCGATCAAATGAAGTTTCTGAATACATGACCTCAAGAAAGAAAATCACCAAAGTTATCCGCAAGTGCCTTGCAGATCTTAAGAACAACAAGAAAAACGATGCCGAAATTAGCTTGCTAGCAGAAGTTGAAGCTACAACTCTTGCCGTGTTTGAATCCATATTGTCCTTTGTTTCTTCTCCAAAGCAAAACAAGTCTTTGATCTCTAAACTGACCCTCACCAAGCGAGTTGCATGCAACGAAGAAACTTCTGAAGTAATGGAGGTTGACACCGCAGTGAAAGCCCTTACCAAAGGCATCGAAGTAAACAATGTGCAGAAGACATTGAAAGCCCTTGAAATGACCCTTCAGGATCTTGAAGATGGACTAGAAACCGTCTTCAGGTGTTTAATCAAGCACAGAGTTTCACTTCTCAACATCAACTAG